The sequence below is a genomic window from Mycobacterium heidelbergense.
GACGCTGGTGTGCCGCGGCGAGAATGCCGCCTTCAACGGCGACTGCAAGGACATCGTGATGGTGCAAGACCAGGACGGCCACTTTCCCGGGCCCTGGTTCTGAACCTGGACGGGTTTCGACTGACTCTGCGGCCACCAGGCAAAAGTACGAGTAGAGACCCTGGTGGACGCAGAGTCAAAAACGAAACCCCGGGCCTGACCTTGGTGGCAGGTACAGGATTCGAACCTGTGTAGGCGTAAGCCGACGGATTTACAGTCCGCTCCCATTGGCCGCTCGGGCAACCTGCCGCCTAGCAGGGTACAACGAGCGGGTAGACAGGGCACAAATGGCTAACCGGATGAAGGGACAGATCGGATGGCTGATTCATCGTTCGACATCGTCAGCAAGGTCGACCGCCAGGAGGTCGACAACGCGCTCAACCAGGCCGCCAAGGAGCTGGCCACGCGCTTCGACTTCCGCGGCACCGACACCAAGATCGCGTGGAAGGGAGATGAGGCCATCGAGCTGACGTCGTCCACCGAGGAGCGCGTCAAGGCCGCCGTCGACGTCTTCAAGGAGAAGCTGATCCGCCGCGACATCTCGATGAAGGCCTTCGACGCCGGCGAGCCGCAGGCCTCCGGCAAGACCTACAAGGTCGCCGGCGCCCTCAAAGAAGGCATCAGCAGCGAGAACGCCAAGAAGATCACCAAGCTCATCCGCGACGAGGGGCCCAAGAACGTCAAGACCCAGATCCAGGGCGACGAGGTCCGCGTGACCAGTAAGAAGCGCGATGACCTGCAGGCCGTCCAAGCGCTGCTGAGGAACGCCGACCTGGACGTGGCGCTGCAGTTCGTCAACTATCGGTAGACGGGGCCTGATGGGGATGTACGCCGACCACTTCGACGTCATCATCGTCGGCGCCGGCATTTCCGGCATCGACGCGGCCTACCGGATCACCGAGCGCAACCCGGGGCTGACCTACACCATCCTGGAGCGGCGCGCGCAGATCGGCGGCACCTGGGACCTGTTCCGCTACCCCGGCGTCCGCTCCGACAGCAGCATCTTCACGCTGTCGTTCCCGTTCGAGCCGTGGACCCGTAAAGAGGGTGTGGCCGATGGCGTCCACATCCGCGAGTACCTGATTACCACCGCGCACAAGTACGGCATCGACCGCCACATCCGGTTCAACAGCCATGTCCGCTCGGCGGATTGGGATTCCTCCACCGACACCTGGACGGTCACCGTCGAGCGGGACGGCGCCCGGAAGGACTACCGCGCGAGGTTCGTGTTCTTCGGCAGCGGCTACTACAACTACGACGAGGGCTACACCCCGGACTTCCCTGGCATCGAGCGGTTCAACGGCACGGTCGTGCATCCGCAGCACTGGCCGGAAGACCTGGACTACGCCGGCAAGAGGATCGTGGTGATCGGCAGCGGGGCCACCGCCGTCACGCTGATCCCGGCGCTGGCGGAAAAAGCCGCGAAAGTCGCGATGCTGCAGCGCTCGCCGACGTATTTGATGTCGGCGTCCAAATACAGCGGATTCGCCGCGGTCGCTCGTAAAGCGTTGCCCCGTAGGGCTTCTCATCTGGTCATCCGGATGTACAACGCCTTGACCGAAGCGGTGTTCTGGTTCGTGTCCCGCAAGGCGCCGCGGTTCGTCAGGTGGTTGTCGCGGCGCGTCGCCATCAAGAACCTGCCCGACGGCTACGACGTCGACACCCACTTCAAGCCGCGGTACAACCCATGGGACCAGCGGATGTGC
It includes:
- a CDS encoding flavin-containing monooxygenase translates to MGMYADHFDVIIVGAGISGIDAAYRITERNPGLTYTILERRAQIGGTWDLFRYPGVRSDSSIFTLSFPFEPWTRKEGVADGVHIREYLITTAHKYGIDRHIRFNSHVRSADWDSSTDTWTVTVERDGARKDYRARFVFFGSGYYNYDEGYTPDFPGIERFNGTVVHPQHWPEDLDYAGKRIVVIGSGATAVTLIPALAEKAAKVAMLQRSPTYLMSASKYSGFAAVARKALPRRASHLVIRMYNALTEAVFWFVSRKAPRFVRWLSRRVAIKNLPDGYDVDTHFKPRYNPWDQRMCLIPDADLYTAIADGRTEVVTDHIDRFDATGIALESGGHLDADIVVTATGLQLQALGGATISLDGEQVDHRDRFVYKAHMLEDVPNLFWCVGYTNASWTLRADITARATAKLLAHMASHGYTHAYPHRGNEPMDVKPSWDIQANYVKRSGHALPKSGTKRPWNVRQNYLADAIDYRFDRIEEAMVFGRAAHPAPLTG
- a CDS encoding YajQ family cyclic di-GMP-binding protein, coding for MADSSFDIVSKVDRQEVDNALNQAAKELATRFDFRGTDTKIAWKGDEAIELTSSTEERVKAAVDVFKEKLIRRDISMKAFDAGEPQASGKTYKVAGALKEGISSENAKKITKLIRDEGPKNVKTQIQGDEVRVTSKKRDDLQAVQALLRNADLDVALQFVNYR